Proteins co-encoded in one Marinobacter qingdaonensis genomic window:
- a CDS encoding 3-hydroxybutyrate dehydrogenase, which yields MRLKNRIALITGAGRGIGRAIAEHYGREGARVAVADLTLEAAQEAVDAIEQAGGTAMALAMDVTDEQAVDAGVAAIVDKWGGLDIALANAGIQHIDAVHKLGYADWRKVMNVHLDGAFLVTRAALNQMYANGGGTMLYMGSVHSLEASPLKAPYVAAKHGMLGLCRAVAKEGAEHGVRSNIICPGFVRTPLVDKQIPEQAKELGISEEEVISKVMLKNTVDGEFTTLEDVAELAVHLAAFPSAALTGQSIVVSHGWHMQ from the coding sequence ATGCGTTTGAAGAACCGGATTGCCCTGATCACCGGGGCCGGGCGTGGCATCGGCCGGGCCATCGCCGAACACTACGGGCGTGAGGGCGCCCGGGTGGCCGTGGCCGACCTGACCCTGGAGGCCGCCCAGGAAGCGGTGGACGCCATCGAGCAGGCCGGCGGCACCGCCATGGCCCTGGCCATGGACGTGACTGACGAACAGGCCGTGGACGCCGGTGTGGCCGCGATTGTGGATAAGTGGGGCGGCCTGGACATCGCCCTGGCCAACGCCGGTATCCAGCACATCGATGCGGTGCACAAGCTGGGCTACGCCGACTGGCGCAAGGTCATGAACGTGCACCTGGACGGCGCCTTCCTGGTGACCCGCGCCGCGCTCAACCAGATGTACGCCAACGGTGGCGGCACCATGTTGTACATGGGCTCGGTGCACTCCCTGGAAGCCTCGCCCCTGAAGGCGCCCTACGTGGCCGCCAAGCACGGCATGCTGGGACTGTGCCGGGCGGTGGCCAAGGAAGGGGCCGAGCACGGGGTGCGCAGCAACATCATCTGCCCCGGCTTCGTACGGACCCCGCTGGTGGACAAGCAGATTCCCGAGCAGGCCAAGGAACTGGGCATCTCCGAGGAAGAAGTGATCAGCAAGGTCATGCTGAAAAACACCGTGGATGGTGAGTTCACCACCCTGGAAGACGTGGCCGAGCTGGCCGTACACCTGGCCGCCTTCCCCTCGGCGGCCCTGACCGGACAATCGATCGTGGTCAGCCATGGCTGGCACATGCAGTGA
- a CDS encoding TRAP transporter small permease subunit translates to MTVSDPHSPEQPRASVSKADELIHHHTELPTTRLSQWLDSILAAIGKSASWLWVVVTGVIIWAVVGRYVFGQGSVFLEEVQWHLAGTGWLLGLAYTLVVDDHVRVDVLHERMSLKAQGWVELLGLLILLLPFLGLAVYEMVPYAIRSWELGETSQAPAGLSHRWVLKAVLALSFALLLLAAVSRLFKVTALLFGFPRPIRTDAKNDKKEDAS, encoded by the coding sequence ATGACGGTGTCTGATCCGCACTCACCAGAGCAGCCGCGTGCGTCGGTGAGCAAAGCAGACGAATTGATTCATCATCACACCGAGTTACCGACCACCCGCCTTAGCCAGTGGCTGGACTCGATCCTTGCCGCCATCGGCAAGAGCGCCTCCTGGCTCTGGGTGGTAGTGACCGGTGTGATTATCTGGGCCGTGGTCGGCCGCTACGTGTTCGGCCAGGGCTCGGTGTTTCTGGAAGAGGTCCAGTGGCATCTGGCCGGTACCGGCTGGCTGCTAGGCCTGGCCTACACCCTGGTGGTCGACGACCACGTCCGGGTCGATGTCCTGCACGAGCGCATGTCCCTGAAGGCCCAGGGTTGGGTCGAGTTGCTGGGGCTGTTGATTCTGCTCTTGCCGTTCCTTGGGCTCGCGGTGTACGAAATGGTGCCTTACGCCATCCGCTCCTGGGAATTGGGTGAAACCAGCCAGGCGCCCGCGGGGCTGTCCCATCGCTGGGTGCTCAAGGCGGTGCTGGCGCTTTCCTTTGCCCTGCTGCTGTTGGCGGCCGTTTCCCGCCTGTTCAAGGTCACTGCCCTGTTGTTCGGTTTTCCCCGACCGATCCGGACCGATGCCAAGAATGACAAGAAAGAGGATGCGTCCTGA
- a CDS encoding TRAP transporter substrate-binding protein: MKLLKAITGIAGAIALTTGSAVADDLRWKMPVAFATNLPGLGSPAAWVADNLTTASDGSIQVRVYEPGKLVPPFDILQSVSDGKVSAGYTWIGYDQGKVPAVPLFAAVPFGMKPWAYIGWYYYGGGHDLLQETYANKGFKVHAQLCGIIGPETAGWYSNKIESLDDYKGMKIRFAGLGGKVLEKLGASVTMMPGGELYQALEKGTIDATEFSMPAIDQILGFDQVVKYNLFPGWHQQFTAQYMLINKDEWNKATKAQKALVEASCTAATTRGLAEGEYKNGAVLAGFQDKGVNADQIPREVLLELKEVTQQVLEEEASKDADFKKVYESQQEFMKSYKVWDERAYLPADL, translated from the coding sequence ATGAAACTCTTGAAGGCCATCACCGGTATCGCCGGTGCGATTGCCCTGACGACGGGTTCTGCCGTCGCCGACGATCTGCGCTGGAAAATGCCCGTTGCGTTCGCCACCAACCTTCCCGGCCTGGGTTCCCCCGCCGCCTGGGTGGCCGACAACCTCACCACCGCATCCGACGGCAGCATTCAGGTCCGGGTTTATGAGCCGGGCAAGCTGGTTCCGCCGTTCGACATCCTGCAATCCGTTTCTGATGGCAAAGTATCCGCCGGTTACACCTGGATCGGTTACGACCAGGGCAAGGTGCCCGCGGTACCCCTGTTTGCCGCCGTGCCTTTCGGCATGAAGCCCTGGGCCTACATCGGCTGGTATTACTACGGCGGCGGTCATGATCTGCTGCAGGAAACCTACGCCAACAAGGGCTTCAAGGTGCACGCGCAGCTGTGCGGCATCATCGGGCCGGAAACCGCGGGCTGGTACTCCAACAAGATCGAGTCCCTGGACGATTACAAAGGCATGAAGATCCGTTTTGCCGGTCTGGGTGGCAAGGTGCTGGAGAAGCTGGGCGCGTCCGTCACCATGATGCCGGGTGGCGAGCTGTACCAGGCCCTGGAAAAAGGCACCATCGATGCCACCGAATTCTCCATGCCGGCCATCGACCAGATCCTGGGCTTCGACCAGGTGGTCAAGTACAACCTGTTCCCAGGCTGGCACCAGCAGTTCACCGCTCAGTACATGCTGATCAACAAGGACGAGTGGAACAAGGCCACCAAGGCCCAGAAAGCCCTGGTTGAAGCGTCCTGTACCGCCGCCACCACCCGTGGTCTGGCCGAAGGTGAGTACAAGAACGGTGCCGTTCTGGCCGGTTTCCAGGACAAGGGCGTGAACGCCGACCAGATCCCGCGCGAAGTTCTGCTCGAGCTCAAAGAGGTGACCCAGCAGGTGCTGGAAGAGGAAGCCTCCAAGGACGCCGACTTCAAGAAGGTGTACGAGAGCCAGCAGGAGTTCATGAAGTCCTACAAGGTCTGGGATGAGCGCGCCTACCTCCCGGCAGATCTCTAA
- a CDS encoding TRAP transporter large permease subunit, which yields MELETLFVIGMFVTFGALLMTGFPVAWVLGGTAVIWTVVGVLAVENFGANLWFDYPSSMGLVPERIWGIVASETLVALPMFIFMGIMLDQSGVAERLMNSMVKLFGPVRGGFAVTVIVIGVLLAATTGIIGASVVLLGMLSLPVMMENKYDKGFAVGTACATGTLGILIPPSIMLVLMADRLAVPEASVGDLFMGAFLPGLLLGAMYVAYAMLRPLFQPNIAPVPEGTEKISWGVVWEVAKAVLPTAALILGVLGSIFAGIATPTEASGVGALGALLLALMAGRLNLKVLNASMQQTTRTAAFIFAIFLGATAFSVVLRGLGGDAVIEEALLGLPFGPYGVVLTILLGVFLLGFFLDWVEITLIILPLVAPVVQQLGFDLVWFTILFAMCLQTSFLTPPVGFALFYIKGVAPPEIKVTDIYRGVVPFIIIQLVALAIVFLVPEIATWLPSIAYD from the coding sequence ATGGAGCTCGAAACGCTATTTGTAATCGGCATGTTCGTGACCTTCGGAGCCCTGCTGATGACCGGGTTCCCGGTGGCCTGGGTGCTCGGTGGTACGGCCGTGATCTGGACCGTGGTTGGGGTCCTGGCGGTGGAGAACTTTGGCGCCAACCTTTGGTTCGACTACCCGTCCTCTATGGGCCTGGTGCCCGAGCGGATATGGGGTATCGTTGCAAGCGAGACCCTGGTGGCGCTGCCCATGTTCATCTTCATGGGTATCATGCTCGACCAGTCCGGCGTCGCGGAACGCCTGATGAACAGCATGGTCAAGCTGTTCGGCCCGGTGCGCGGCGGCTTTGCCGTCACCGTGATCGTGATCGGCGTGCTGCTGGCCGCCACCACCGGCATCATCGGTGCCTCGGTGGTGCTGCTGGGCATGCTGTCGTTGCCGGTGATGATGGAGAACAAATACGACAAGGGCTTCGCCGTGGGGACCGCCTGCGCCACCGGCACCCTGGGCATCCTGATTCCGCCGTCGATCATGCTGGTGCTGATGGCCGATCGCCTGGCGGTGCCGGAAGCATCGGTGGGCGACCTGTTCATGGGCGCGTTCCTGCCGGGCCTCTTGCTTGGTGCCATGTACGTGGCCTACGCCATGCTGCGTCCTTTGTTCCAGCCGAACATCGCGCCGGTGCCGGAAGGCACCGAGAAGATCAGCTGGGGCGTGGTCTGGGAAGTGGCCAAGGCGGTGCTGCCCACCGCCGCCCTGATCCTCGGTGTGCTGGGCTCCATCTTCGCCGGCATCGCCACCCCCACCGAAGCCTCCGGGGTTGGTGCCCTGGGCGCGCTGTTGCTGGCGCTGATGGCCGGGCGCCTGAACCTGAAGGTGCTGAACGCGTCGATGCAGCAAACCACCCGCACCGCGGCGTTCATCTTCGCCATCTTCCTCGGTGCCACCGCCTTCTCCGTGGTGTTGCGGGGCCTGGGTGGCGATGCCGTCATCGAGGAAGCGCTGCTGGGATTGCCGTTCGGCCCCTACGGCGTGGTGCTGACCATCCTGCTCGGGGTGTTCCTGCTCGGCTTCTTCCTGGACTGGGTGGAGATCACCCTGATCATCCTGCCGCTGGTGGCGCCGGTGGTGCAGCAGCTGGGTTTTGACCTGGTCTGGTTCACCATCCTGTTTGCCATGTGTCTGCAAACTTCGTTCCTGACGCCGCCGGTCGGTTTCGCGCTGTTCTACATCAAGGGCGTAGCGCCGCCGGAGATCAAGGTCACCGACATCTATCGCGGTGTGGTGCCGTTCATCATCATTCAGCTGGTAGCGCTGGCGATTGTGTTCCTGGTACCGGAAATCGCGACCTGGCTGCCAAGCATTGCTTACGATTAA
- a CDS encoding acetoacetate--CoA ligase — MSTTEQSPVVWSPSEAVLTKSRMGRFKAWLEEQGHGPFADYYALHQWSIDELETFWAKVWDYCGLVCDTPAERILGSRAMPGAEWFPGMKLNFAANLLRLADGDHANREAVVAYCETRPVLRRSYAELKADVGALEAFLRSRNIQSGDRVAGVVTNGYEAMVGMLAATSLGAIWSSASPDFGVGAILDRFGQIEPAALIAVNGYGYGGKVFARQQEFAELIAGLPSLKAVVSVQQLPDQAPIDGDLVTPWDQALAAGAGQAPSFTPQDPDHPVYILYSSGTTGKPKCIVHGTAGLLVNHAKELMLQGDVGPDDRFLYFTTCGWMMWNWQASALMTGAAVITVDGSPGYPSLNALWQTVAEEKVSHFGTSARFLAGCRKAELRPAKDLDLGALRVLFSTGSPLLPEDYDWVYSDGAPNVLLGSIAGGTDICGCFVGATPLLAVRRGEIQCRFLGVDAVAYGDDGQPVTGGRGELVCRQPLPSMPVSFWDDADGARYRAAYFETFPGVWAHGDFIEFTEHGGAIIYGRSDATLNPGGVRIGTAEIYRQVETIAEVKDSLVVGRQIDGDVEVVLLVVPAEGQAITDDLLKLLRTRIREGASPRHVPKHIVDVADIPYTRSGKKVELAVARLINGSTKADNRDALANPEALDHIRDRLAQAKLLPGG, encoded by the coding sequence ATGAGTACCACCGAACAATCCCCCGTAGTCTGGTCTCCGTCGGAAGCCGTCCTGACCAAGTCACGCATGGGCCGGTTCAAGGCCTGGCTGGAAGAGCAGGGCCACGGGCCCTTTGCCGACTACTACGCCCTGCACCAGTGGTCGATCGACGAGCTGGAGACCTTCTGGGCCAAGGTTTGGGACTACTGCGGCCTGGTCTGTGACACCCCGGCCGAGCGGATCCTGGGCAGCCGGGCCATGCCGGGTGCCGAGTGGTTCCCGGGCATGAAACTGAACTTCGCCGCCAACCTGCTGCGTCTGGCCGACGGCGACCACGCCAACCGCGAGGCCGTGGTGGCCTACTGCGAAACCCGACCGGTACTGCGCCGCAGCTACGCCGAACTGAAGGCCGATGTCGGCGCGCTGGAAGCCTTCCTGCGCAGCAGGAACATCCAGAGTGGCGACCGGGTTGCCGGTGTCGTCACCAATGGCTATGAGGCCATGGTCGGCATGCTCGCCGCCACCAGCCTGGGCGCGATCTGGAGTTCCGCTTCTCCCGATTTCGGGGTTGGCGCCATCCTCGACCGCTTTGGCCAGATCGAGCCGGCGGCACTGATTGCCGTCAACGGCTACGGCTACGGTGGCAAGGTGTTCGCCCGTCAGCAGGAGTTTGCCGAGCTGATCGCCGGCCTGCCGTCGCTCAAGGCGGTGGTGAGTGTGCAACAACTGCCTGACCAGGCACCCATCGACGGCGACCTGGTAACCCCCTGGGACCAGGCTCTGGCCGCCGGTGCCGGTCAGGCCCCGAGCTTTACCCCGCAGGACCCGGACCATCCGGTCTACATCCTGTATTCCTCCGGCACCACCGGCAAGCCCAAGTGCATCGTGCACGGCACCGCCGGCCTGCTGGTCAATCACGCCAAGGAACTGATGCTGCAGGGCGACGTCGGCCCGGACGACCGGTTCCTGTACTTCACCACCTGCGGCTGGATGATGTGGAACTGGCAGGCCTCGGCCCTGATGACCGGCGCTGCCGTGATCACCGTCGACGGCTCCCCGGGCTACCCCAGCCTGAACGCCCTGTGGCAGACCGTGGCCGAGGAAAAGGTCAGCCACTTCGGCACCAGCGCCCGGTTCCTGGCCGGTTGCCGCAAGGCCGAACTGCGGCCGGCCAAGGACCTGGACCTTGGCGCCCTGCGGGTGCTGTTCTCCACCGGCTCACCGCTGCTGCCGGAAGACTACGACTGGGTCTACAGCGATGGTGCCCCGAACGTCCTGCTCGGCTCCATTGCCGGCGGCACCGACATCTGCGGCTGCTTCGTCGGTGCGACCCCGCTGCTGGCGGTACGCCGGGGCGAGATCCAGTGCCGGTTCCTGGGCGTGGATGCCGTGGCCTACGGTGACGACGGCCAGCCGGTCACCGGTGGCCGGGGTGAGTTGGTGTGCCGCCAGCCGCTGCCGTCCATGCCGGTCAGCTTCTGGGACGACGCCGACGGCGCCCGCTACCGCGCCGCCTACTTCGAAACCTTCCCGGGCGTCTGGGCCCACGGCGATTTCATCGAATTCACCGAGCACGGTGGCGCCATCATCTACGGCCGCTCCGATGCCACCCTGAACCCGGGCGGCGTGCGCATCGGCACCGCGGAGATCTACCGGCAGGTGGAAACCATCGCCGAGGTGAAAGACAGCCTGGTGGTGGGTCGGCAGATCGACGGCGACGTGGAAGTGGTGCTGCTGGTGGTGCCGGCGGAGGGCCAGGCCATCACCGACGACCTGCTGAAACTGCTGCGCACCCGCATCCGCGAAGGCGCCAGCCCCCGGCACGTGCCCAAGCACATCGTCGACGTGGCCGACATCCCCTACACCCGCAGCGGCAAAAAAGTGGAACTGGCGGTCGCCCGCCTGATCAACGGCTCCACCAAGGCCGACAACCGCGACGCCCTGGCCAACCCGGAAGCCCTGGATCACATCCGCGACCGGTTGGCGCAAGCGAAGCTGCTGCCCGGCGGCTAG
- a CDS encoding sigma-54 interaction domain-containing protein yields MNDIQADGGARYMTQLFTEKNKNGLTRDLIEALFPMFEEASAGAIAVDRDSRITWINSSYSHLLGLGDPAQVVGKPVRQVIPHTRMPEVVESGKPLLLDIMEHNRQQLVVTRLPYYDERGGIVGAVAFVLYDDLQPLTPLVAKYRRLHQDLAAARKALAKKARGTRYSLGDFVGASPAALEVKRRARLAAGRDMPVLLLGETGTGKEVLAQAIHTVSSRADKPFVGVNVAAIPDNLLEAEFFGVAPGAYTGADRRTRDGKFQLANGGTLFLDEVGDMPLPLQAKLLRALQEGEIEPLGSNKVEQVDVRVIAATSRNLEEMIADGSFRSDLYYRLNVLEIPIPPLRDRLADLGVLCEALLEEICDGLDLRGEITDAGVAALGSYDWPGNIRELRNVLERALTMGEDGGLLDADAVFKVLPRNGKRPVSSLTPQPVRPLARVLADAEAQAIEDALVASRGNRTRAAKLLGISRSVLYEKLAKLS; encoded by the coding sequence ATGAACGATATCCAAGCCGATGGTGGTGCGCGGTACATGACACAGCTGTTTACCGAGAAGAACAAGAACGGGCTGACCCGGGACCTGATCGAGGCCCTGTTCCCGATGTTCGAAGAGGCCAGCGCCGGCGCCATCGCGGTGGATCGTGACAGTCGCATCACCTGGATCAACAGCAGCTATTCGCACCTGCTGGGTCTGGGTGACCCGGCCCAGGTGGTCGGCAAGCCGGTCCGCCAGGTGATTCCCCACACCCGGATGCCGGAGGTGGTGGAGTCCGGCAAACCCCTGTTGCTGGACATCATGGAACACAATCGTCAGCAGCTGGTGGTGACCCGGTTGCCCTACTACGATGAGCGCGGCGGCATTGTCGGCGCGGTGGCGTTCGTGCTCTACGACGACCTGCAGCCGCTGACCCCGCTGGTGGCCAAGTACCGCCGGCTGCACCAGGACCTGGCCGCGGCACGCAAGGCCCTGGCCAAGAAGGCCCGGGGTACCCGCTACAGCCTCGGGGATTTTGTCGGCGCCAGTCCCGCGGCCCTGGAGGTCAAGCGCCGGGCCCGACTGGCCGCCGGCCGCGACATGCCGGTGCTGCTGCTGGGCGAAACCGGCACCGGCAAGGAGGTCCTGGCCCAGGCCATCCACACGGTGTCGTCCCGGGCCGACAAGCCCTTTGTCGGGGTCAACGTGGCGGCCATTCCGGACAACCTGCTGGAGGCGGAGTTCTTCGGCGTCGCCCCGGGGGCCTACACCGGGGCCGACCGCCGGACCCGGGACGGCAAGTTCCAGCTCGCCAACGGCGGCACCCTGTTCCTGGACGAGGTCGGCGACATGCCCCTGCCGCTGCAGGCCAAGCTGCTGCGGGCCCTGCAGGAAGGGGAAATCGAGCCGCTGGGTTCGAACAAGGTGGAGCAGGTGGACGTCCGGGTCATCGCCGCCACCAGCCGCAACCTCGAGGAGATGATTGCCGACGGCAGCTTCCGCTCCGATCTGTACTACCGCCTGAACGTGCTGGAAATTCCGATCCCGCCCCTGCGCGACCGGCTGGCGGACCTGGGCGTGCTGTGCGAGGCCCTGCTGGAGGAAATCTGTGACGGCCTGGACCTGCGCGGGGAGATTACCGATGCCGGGGTGGCGGCCCTGGGCAGCTACGATTGGCCCGGCAACATCCGGGAGCTGCGCAACGTGCTGGAGCGGGCCCTGACCATGGGGGAGGACGGCGGCCTGCTGGACGCCGACGCGGTGTTCAAGGTCCTGCCCCGCAACGGCAAGCGCCCGGTCAGCTCGCTCACGCCCCAGCCGGTCCGGCCTCTGGCCCGGGTCCTGGCCGACGCCGAAGCCCAGGCCATCGAGGATGCGCTGGTGGCCAGCCGGGGCAACCGGACCCGGGCGGCCAAGCTGCTGGGCATCTCCCGGTCGGTGCTGTACGAGAAGTTGGCCAAACTGTCCTGA